ACGGCGACGCCGGGCGCCGAAGTTGTGTACAGCGAGGGTACACAGAAAACGGATTTGCTATATTAGGTCGTCCTGCCAGCCAAATAACCGGAGCGTCTAGCTCTTTTTCTACCGGTTTCCACCAAACTTCAAACCCAAACTCCAAACCTTCCGAGCATAGTACCCTACCACATCCTGATCGTTCCCCCAATTGAAAAGCGTGCGCTTAGGTGAAATATCAATTTCGGTTAGACACGAAAACAGTAAtgaaggaaataaaaataataacaacaaggCAACGTAAACCAAGTATGGCAAGATATCCATCAAGATACGTATATAAATAGATATTATTTGTAAGTTTGTAGGCCTAGAGATCCGATGTGTATGTGTACAACAGCAAGCGTGTGTGTCTGTCttctttataaatatatatatatggtttttttttcgataaattaataattatattattgtaATGTATCTACATACGGCACTGAATGAACAACTTTGCTGCTGcaattgtatttgtatttgtattgtgTATTCCATTTACGGCATTTTGATAGTAAATATACAACAACACAAAATCAACGTATTTCCGACTGCATCCAGAAGGTTACTGAAACCTTAATTCACGAAGTACGCGACGAGCGGTCAGTTCCGCCCGAGTATTAACTTAATGGATCCTAACGATCCGATCTTGTGACCCATCATCATCCCTTTCCGCGACCCTTCCAAAACGAAAATGAAGAACATTCTAAGCTCCGCTTGCCCATTCGGCGGAAGAAAGcaaaggaaaatgtaacaTTTGCCtcataattattatatacatttagcgcttattgaatattttttacaaTTGTATTccgtaaataaatataatatacatCAACTTCTAGTTGCGTGTTTTAAGTTAAAGGATATTCTCTAAAGCCGCAGCAAACTATTGGCAACAATTATTGTTAAAAGTTAACattgaattattattaaattctatgaagtgatttattttaatagtGCAGTTATGTTTGTTATATTTAATTGGTATTTAGAAAcggtttcatttaaaataaCTGCTTTGAaggtttaattttttagtgCGTCTTTGCTAACCATGCCAATTGGGATCAAGCCTTTGCTAAATTGGTGGTTGTCTTAGCTAATTGTGCCATCCCTGGTCGGTGTGTGTCTTTGCTAAAAATAGGCATCGTTGATAGATATCGGTATGCTATCGATATGACACATTGTCGGGAATAATCGATAGTATTACTCCGATATCGGTACTAGTGCCACCTCCAGTTTTGTGATTGTGTCAAAAATACAGGGTTTTATTGTTGCACTAGCAATTTAATCCgaggaatatatattttgtgtagaGTTATGTTCGAGACGTCGTTGCCAGCGATTCAAGAGGCGAGCGGTCACACGTGTATGTGTTTCACTGGCGGTGCGGGCGCCAACTCCGCCAAAAAGCGTACTACTTTTAACCTTAGTTGACATTGAAATGTACCCGCTTAGTTGGATGTCCACGAtggtgcgtgtgtgtgcgtatatGTGTGCTGTGCGGCGTCTGTGtgcgcgagtgtgtgtgtgggattGCAAAGGAGGATGGGTGAAACGAGAGcagagcaaaaacaaaaacaaaaggaaccTGCTGCACATAGTCGGTGCATGCgagcgtgcgtgtgtgtgtgtgcgtgctaGCAAAACAACTGCAAGAAATCAGCAACAGTAGTAAGAAGAAGAGAAGCAGTATCAGTGATAAGGAGgctaaacaacaacaaaaacagcaacgATAATGTGCACCCTtttgaaatgcaaacaaaacaaagttGTAGTTGTGTAATCATTCGTTGTGAAcacaccgcacacacacacacacacttgtgtaataatacattttaattctattatttttgatttcatttttgcCTGTTATTCAAATCGATCTGTGTTTTTGCAGTTGGCATTCGTTATTAATTAAATCAGCCGCCAACAGCTGAGCGAGAGAGCAATAGAGAGCAACAGGAGAGGATCCACTTCCAATCGAATCGGGTGGAATCGAATAGCAGGGGCTTGGTAATTAAAAGGAAGaccgaactgaactgaactaaACTGAAACGGAACGAAGCGAAGCGAAGTGCGGCGAGGCGACAagaaacgaaaagaaaagaacGAAAGTCGGCAGAGTCGGAAAGTCGGCAAGTCTGATTGTCGGCAAAGTCGCAAAGTCGGAGAGTCACAGTCTCAATCGCAGTCGGCGAGAGATTCCACTCGTGTCACACGTCCGTTCGTTTCCACACTGTCGTTATAAAAATAGCAACGCCTTAAACGATCGCATCAACCTCATCAACAGAACACTACCAGAAAACACAGCCCCCTCCTACGCctccatcgccatcgccaccgCATCCCATCCCCATCATCTTCATTAGCAGGCAGCCTGACAGAGTAACTAACTGATCTTGATTGCGACCATAATCACCGTCATCATCATGTAATCCTTCACTAACCAATTGCTTTCCGCTCGTCCACCAAATAGATTCCACACTGCCGTTTCGGCAGCCGGCAAGATTTCACGAAATCTAATGGCCAAGGACGAGGAGGATGACCTGCTGCCCGACAAGGATGCGGCCAAGGGCTTCTATGCCAAATACGAGCCCAAGGAGATTCTGGGCAGGTAAGAATCAAATTACACTTGCCGTGATCTCAGACCCCTTATCAGATCCTTTTGAATTCAGTTGAAGTATAATTGATCCTGCACAAATACGTTTCTTTCTATTTTcactttaaataattaatattcttGGCGTAGTTAATTTTGCAACTTAAAGATCGTAGAAATATTGATACTTGTATCCTCAGAAATCACTAGAACGTCCAAATATCGATTGTTTCTGCTTTCCCAACATCTTACTGCCAAGTCTGCAGTAATGCAGATTGGGCTAAATGGTGCCAAGTGAGTCAGCCTCATCAAGCTTCCATTGCATGGAGCAATGGCATGGGCTGCTTTTCAAGCGGCGCCTGTCTGCCGGCCACTTCTCCGCCCACTCACGCCACAACGAAGATCAGAATTTGCCAAGCAAATAGTAGAGACTAAGCGAAAACAAGGGCTAATTACATATTACAATTCTAGGGATTAGAGATTAGATAAATTCCCGATCATGGCAATGTCAAGTGCAGCAGAAGCAGAGCTCTTTATCTACATGCAATGTTTGTCTTACAGGGGCATCAGCTCGACCGTGAGGCGATGCATCGAAAAAGAGACGGGCAAGGAGTTCGCCGCCAAGATCATCGACTTGGGCGCCACCACAGAGTCGGGCGAGACCAATCCATATCACATGCTGGAAGCAACCAGACAAGAAATCTCAATACTGCGCCAGGTCATGGGGCATCCCTACATAAGTTAGTCTCACATAGCAACCACATGTACTCAATTCCACCACTAACCATCTACGTTATCGTGCACAGTTGATCTGCAGGATGTGTTTGAGTCAGATGCATTTGTTTTCCTCGTCTTCGAGCTGTGCCCCAAAGGCGAACTCTTCGACTATCTGACCTCTGTGGTGACGCTCTCCGAGAAGAAGACGCGCACCATTATGCGACAGATCTTTGAGGGCGTCGAGTACATACACGCCAAGAGCATTGTCCATCGGGATCTTAAGCCCGAGAACATCTTGCTGGACGAGAACCACAACGTTAAGATCACGGACTTTGGCTTCGCCAAGCAGTTGCAAGAGGGCGAGAAACTTACAAGTAATAACAACACAGGATCCTCCTTTATCTGCTAAGCTAAACTATATGTAAATTTCTTTTAGATCTGTGCGGAACGCCGGGCTATTTGGCGCCCGAAACGCTCAAGTGCAACATGTTCGAGGGATCCCCCGGCTACTCGCAGGAAGTAGACATGTAAGAGCGTATAAACTAGCCACTTATTACTGCATTACACCTTTTTTTGGCTCACGTAAATTATAGAAGTAATTTAAGCACAAAAAGTATCACATTTATTGTAATACGAATTGTCTGCTCAAATTACTAAATTGCTCATGTTAACAGCTAGTTTTATTATTACAATTTTTTGCTTACATAAATGTAAAAGAAAGGCCTAAACTTTTTTATCGATATTAGACCCGTtttccttcttcttttttatagACGCAAATTTTGCTGATAGTTGCTTATACATACATTGCCTTTACTGGTGTGATTCGTGTCAGGCGATTTGTTTTGATCTTTAGGTGTGCATTTTAATGAATGAGTCATGAATGAAATCTGAGTAGTTCCGATACCGACGTCTATATTTCTTCGGTTCAGCAAAACGTAGGGCTTTTTGTATTTTCGAGTTCTTTAACGTTTCCCACTGGTATCTACGTTACTTGGTTTCagcaaaaaattttaataggaAAAATTGACACCTTTTACCCATTTCTTTTTCgatttctttttgttgtttgcagATGGGCCTGTGGCGTGATTATGTTCACGCTGCTCGTCGGTTGTCCACCTTTCTGGCACCGCAAGCAGATGGTTATGCTGCGGAATATCATGGAGGGCAAGTACAGCTTCACCTCGCCGGAGTGGGCTGATATTTCAGGTTAGTCCAATTGATATGCACATGCCAAACGTATGCTTACTTGCTTTGTTTCGATTGATTGCAGAGGATCCCAAGGATCTGATACGCAAATGTCTAGTCGTTGATCCTGCGCAACGTATAACAGTCAAGGAAGTATTAAGACATCCATTCTTCAACCAAATGGTAAGTGCCGGAATTGTTGGCAGCCGCCGGGCTCCAattaccaccaccaccaccaccaccactactACAACCGCCTATACAAGAGGAATATCAGTCAAATTAGTTCAATTAGTCGCCAAGAATGAGGTCCGCCTTCGAGTCGCCTTTTGTGTTCGGGCAGCAGAGTTTAGCTTTCGGGTTCCTGTTCTTGTACATAGATACTAGATCTCTAGTTGATGGGCTTAACCTCGGGTGGGTTTATCTTCTACACAACCAATCCACCCAACCAACCAAATACCTGGCCCTGCAAATGTTTCTAAACACAACGTACACCTAAGAACACACACTCTGATGGAAAAGAACACCCACCTGTGACTCACAAACCAACCACTCACAACAGCCTATTAACTGCTTCTTCTTACTGTTACCTCCTAAAATTACGATTATGATTTATAATTCGGTTAGGGTAGCAGCCTAACCCCGTAGCTTAGTTCAATTGTCAGATTTATAGCCTGACAGGATCAGTCATTAGTTTGGATCCCCCGCCCCcttaaaagaaattaaaaagaaatgaaaaccCTTCGGACCCTCTTTGCGTTTTGTTAACtttttatttctattattactatttattatacCAAACATTTTCTTTCTTCTTTTCCTTACATATAAACTATATATCAAATCGAATCCAATTAATTTTAAACGAACCCAAACGAACGATAACGAACACACACTACCATCGATAGCTGTTCGAGCAAAACATTGATGGCCTCAAGCGCAGCCTGTCGACCAAGTCCCGACGAATGAGTCGCATCACTGAGATCGCACTGGTAACGAACCGTTCCCGGACTAACCCAAAGCTCTCTCTATCTCTTAATCTCTCTGTGCTGTGTGTCTCCGTGTCCATATATTGATATCGGAGACGTAATCGTAATTGCTGTAATAACGATTATCCCGATAATCCTGATAATCCCgataataaaatcaaacaatcgGGCCGGCAGACCCAACTCATGACCATATGCAACCCTGCCGGCCCAGCATTCGTGTGTCTGTGTTTCGTTGCATTCTGTTTTGTTTCGTTCTGTGCCGATCTAATATAACCCAGCTAAACTGTACATCATAGTGCATATCAATTGTATACTATacatgtttatttatttaaaacccGTTCAGGTCATCTGTGCCAAGCATAATAACTTTTAACCGGCCGGCAATAGCCAGcgaaaaacgaaacaaaatcGAATACGTACCCGATCTGCTTCGTTTTTGTTTGCATCTGATTTGATTTGCTTGTCGACTGATCGATGCACCACAATGATAACAAAAagaaagaatatatatatatatataacccTTTTCCAATCCCATTCCTTTTTGTACTCGATGTTTTTTGTCgattttgtgtgttttttgtacAAATCAACCGATTGCCTCGATAACTAAAAACGATAACACACGTCTGCAGCTCAGCGCTTGCCATTTGAATCATAATCTGTTAAGTTAATAACTGTGTCTGCATGCCAACCAATCAACCAAACAAAAATCCAGCAGGGTTTCCTTTATCCCAACCTCCAAAGAAAACCCCAATTCCTATTTTGAGTCACTGCATGCAAGCGTGCATTAACCATTCAGTTAGCGAGAAGAAGGATATAAAGGCAGTGAGATTTGAGGATTTGGTGATAGTACCCCCATACCTTGAAGAGAATTCACAGAGTAAAATAATAGAGTAGAATAAAATTCAAGATATCGGGCGTACTTTAGATACAATACCCCCCACAAGGTGCATATAAGTATGAAAACGTAGGTATATATTATTAGTAGTCCACTAGGATGTTGTACAATTGCCACAGTTCATATAAGTAGA
The Drosophila mauritiana strain mau12 chromosome X, ASM438214v1, whole genome shotgun sequence DNA segment above includes these coding regions:
- the LOC117146739 gene encoding phosphorylase b kinase gamma catalytic chain, skeletal muscle/heart isoform isoform X1 — its product is MAKDEEDDLLPDKDAAKGFYAKYEPKEILGRGISSTVRRCIEKETGKEFAAKIIDLGATTESGETNPYHMLEATRQEISILRQVMGHPYIIDLQDVFESDAFVFLVFELCPKGELFDYLTSVVTLSEKKTRTIMRQIFEGVEYIHAKSIVHRDLKPENILLDENHNVKITDFGFAKQLQEGEKLTNLCGTPGYLAPETLKCNMFEGSPGYSQEVDIWACGVIMFTLLVGCPPFWHRKQMVMLRNIMEGKYSFTSPEWADISEDPKDLIRKCLVVDPAQRITVKEVLRHPFFNQMLFEQNIDGLKRSLSTKSRRMSRITEIALVLMGDRRHPAPPIAAAHTNSRHLLQSEASSYRFGQLNSSGAGAPNYLYCAPQSSYSSNRMRDGPLDDAAASAASATCHAMSPCSASNSYATNTNANTSNSALASASSHKTLTATVYYQQQPQQHQTQQQQQQQYQQQQTTQLPVQLQLQHPQLQAGGDGKQSVYAPPTVQLRKQSRFNARKKFQFAILVIRAVIRIRRLRFTAEPLHVEEAIRDPYRVKVLRKVIDGCAFRVYGHWVKKGEGQNRAALFENTPRTELHALYINNLSR
- the LOC117146739 gene encoding phosphorylase b kinase gamma catalytic chain, skeletal muscle/heart isoform isoform X3 yields the protein MAKDEEDDLLPDKDAAKGFYAKYEPKEILGRGISSTVRRCIEKETGKEFAAKIIDLGATTESGETNPYHMLEATRQEISILRQVMGHPYIIDLQDVFESDAFVFLVFELCPKGELFDYLTSVVTLSEKKTRTIMRQIFEGVEYIHAKSIVHRDLKPENILLDENHNVKITDFGFAKQLQEGEKLTNLCGTPGYLAPETLKCNMFEGSPGYSQEVDIWACGVIMFTLLVGCPPFWHRKQMVMLRNIMEGKYSFTSPEWADISEDPKDLIRKCLVVDPAQRITVKEVLRHPFFNQMLFEQNIDGLKRSLSTKSRRMSRITEIALLRKQSRFNARKKFQFAILVIRAVIRIRRLRFTAEPLHVEEAIRDPYRVKVLRKVIDGCAFRVYGHWVKKGEGQNRAALFENTPRTELHALYINNLSR
- the LOC117146739 gene encoding phosphorylase b kinase gamma catalytic chain, skeletal muscle/heart isoform isoform X4, giving the protein MAKDEEDDLLPDKDAAKGFYAKYEPKEILGRGISSTVRRCIEKETGKEFAAKIIDLGATTESGETNPYHMLEATRQEISILRQVMGHPYIIDLQDVFESDAFVFLVFELCPKGELFDYLTSVVTLSEKKTRTIMRQIFEGVEYIHAKSIVHRDLKPENILLDENHNVKITDFGFAKQLQEGEKLTNLCGTPGYLAPETLKCNMFEGSPGYSQEVDIWACGVIMFTLLVGCPPFWHRKQMVMLRNIMEGKYSFTSPEWADISEDPKDLIRKCLVVDPAQRITVKEVLRHPFFNQMLRKQSRFNARKKFQFAILVIRAVIRIRRLRFTAEPLHVEEAIRDPYRVKVLRKVIDGCAFRVYGHWVKKGEGQNRAALFENTPRTELHALYINNLSR
- the LOC117146739 gene encoding phosphorylase b kinase gamma catalytic chain, skeletal muscle/heart isoform isoform X2; the encoded protein is MAKDEEDDLLPDKDAAKGFYAKYEPKEILGRGISSTVRRCIEKETGKEFAAKIIDLGATTESGETNPYHMLEATRQEISILRQVMGHPYIIDLQDVFESDAFVFLVFELCPKGELFDYLTSVVTLSEKKTRTIMRQIFEGVEYIHAKSIVHRDLKPENILLDENHNVKITDFGFAKQLQEGEKLTNLCGTPGYLAPETLKCNMFEGSPGYSQEVDIWACGVIMFTLLVGCPPFWHRKQMVMLRNIMEGKYSFTSPEWADISEDPKDLIRKCLVVDPAQRITVKEVLRHPFFNQMVLMGDRRHPAPPIAAAHTNSRHLLQSEASSYRFGQLNSSGAGAPNYLYCAPQSSYSSNRMRDGPLDDAAASAASATCHAMSPCSASNSYATNTNANTSNSALASASSHKTLTATVYYQQQPQQHQTQQQQQQQYQQQQTTQLPVQLQLQHPQLQAGGDGKQSVYAPPTVQLRKQSRFNARKKFQFAILVIRAVIRIRRLRFTAEPLHVEEAIRDPYRVKVLRKVIDGCAFRVYGHWVKKGEGQNRAALFENTPRTELHALYINNLSR